In Puntigrus tetrazona isolate hp1 chromosome 22, ASM1883169v1, whole genome shotgun sequence, one genomic interval encodes:
- the LOC122327646 gene encoding ephrin type-B receptor 3-like isoform X5: MTMDYLLFLCGFLLPLSSAVEETLMDTKWATTELAWTSHPETGWEEVSGYDDAMNPIRTYQVCNVRELNQNNWLRSDFIPRKDVLRVYVEMKFTVRDCNSIPNIPGSCKETFNLFYYESDSDSATATSPFWMENPYVKVDTIAPDESFSMLESGRVNTKIRSFGPLSKAGFYLAFQDLGACMSLISVRVFYKKCSTTIANFAVFPETATGAEATSLVIAPGTCVPNALEVSVPLKLYCNGDGEWMVPVGSCTCMAGFEPAVKDTQCQACSPGTFKSKQGEGFCSPCPPNSRTSSGAASICSCRTGYYRADNDSPDSGCTTVPSAPRSVISSVNETSLVLEWSEPRDQGGREDLLYNVICKKCLPERGTCTRCDDNVDISPRHLGLTERHVTVRNLQAHTQYSFEIQAVNGVSNKSPYAPQFASVNITTNQAAPSAVPTVHLMGSSANTMSLSWLPPEKPNGIILDYEIKYHEKDQGEAIAHTMTAQRSSARIEGLKPGTPYVVQVRARTVAGYGRYSNPTDFSTNHQADADKTLQEQLPLIVGSLTAGLVFIIVVVVIAIVCLRKQRNGSESEYTEKLQQYITPGMKVYIDPFTYEDPNEAIREFAKEIDVSCVKIEEVIGAGEFGEVCRGRLKLPGRREIIVAIKTLKAGYTERQRRDFLSEASIMGQFDHPNIIRLEGVVTKSRPVMIVTEFMENGALDSFLRLNDGQFTVIQLVGMLRGIAAGMKYLSDMNYVHRDLAARNILVNSNLVCKVSDFGLSRFLEDDPTDPTYTSSLGGKIPIRWTAPEAIAYRKFTSASDVWSYGIVMWEVMSYGERPYWDMSNQDVINAVEQDYRLPPPMDCPTALHQLMLDCWVKERNLRPKFSQIVNTLDKLIRNAASLKVVTSTHSGDLLRIGVTLAGHQKKILGSIQDMRLQMNQTLPVQV; this comes from the exons AAACACTGATGGACACCAAATGGGCCACCACTGAACTCGCATGGACCTCACATCCTGAAACCGGG tGGGAGGAAGTTAGCGGCTACGATGATGCCATGAACCCCATCCGAACGTACCAAGTGTGCAACGTTCGCGAGCTTAACCAGAACAACTGGCTTCGCAGTGACTTCATCCCTCGGAAGGACGTTCTCCGTGTTTATGTGGAGATGAAGTTCACCGTTCGAGATTGCAACAGTATTCCCAACATTCCAGGATCGTGTAAAGAGACCTTCAATCTATTCTACTACGAGTCCGACTCGGATTCTGCCACCGCCACCAGTCCTTTTTGGATGGAGAACCCTTATGTTAAGGTGGACACCATTGCTCCAGATGAGAGCTTCTCTATGTTGGAGTCTGGCCGAGTCAACACCAAGATTCGCAGCTTTGGTCCACTTTCCAAGGCTGGCTTCTATCTGGCTTTCCAGGACCTGGGCGCCTGCATGTCTTTAATCTCCGTCCGAGTTTTTTACAAGAAGTGTTCCACAACCATTGCCAATTTTGCCGTCTTCCCAGAGACGGCCACAGGAGCCGAGGCTACGTCACTGGTCATCGCCCCGGGCACTTGTGTGCCGAATGCTCTGGAGGTGTCTGTCCCTCTTAAACTCTACTGCAATGGAGATGGAGAGTGGATGGTTCCTGTAGGCTCCTGCACTTGCATGGCTGGGTTCGAGCCTGCAGTTAAGGACACCCAGTGTCAAG ctTGCAGTCCAGGCACCTTCAAGTCCAAGCAGGGTGAAGGTTTCTGCTCCCCGTGTCCACCCAACAGCCGGACAAGTTCTGGAGCCGCCAGCATCTGTTCCTGCAGAACCGGCTACTATCGGGCAGACAACGACTCGCCTGACTCAGGATGCACCA CCGTGCCCTCAGCTCCACGCAGCGTCATCTCCAGTGTAAATGAGACGTCTCTTGTACTTGAGTGGAGCGAACCTCGTGACCAAGGTGGAAGGGAGGACCTTCTCTACAATGTCATCTGTAAGAAATGTCTTCCTGAACGTGGTACCTGCACACGATGTGATGACAACGTGGATATCTCTCCCCGCCACCTTGGGCTTACTGAGAGACATGTTACAGTCAGAAACCTTCAGGCTCATACCCAGTACAGCTTTGAGATTCAGGCCGTTAATGGAGTCTCCAACAAGAGTCCTTACGCACCCCAGTTTGCCTCTGTAAACATCACCACCAACCAGGCTG CTCCCTCTGCAGTTCCTACTGTCCACCTGATGGGGTCCTCAGCCAACACCATGAGTCTTTCCTGGCTTCCCCCTGAAAAACCAAATGGCATCATCTTGGATTACGAGATTAAATACCATGAGAAG GACCAGGGAGAAGCTATTGCCCACACCATGACAGCCCAGCGTAGCTCGGCACGCATTGAGGGTTTGAAGCCAGGCACGCCGTATGTTGTGCAGGTTCGAGCCCGAACGGTGGCAGGGTATGGCCGTTACAGCAACCCTACTGACTTTAGCACCAACCACCAGG CCGATGCAGACAAGACTCTACAGGAGCAGTTACCTCTCATTGTGGGTTCTCTGACAGCAGGGCTGGTCTTCATCATTGTTGTTGTAGTCATTGCCATCGTCTGCCTcag GAAGCAACGCAATGGCTCAGAATCAGAGTACACAGAAAAACTGCAACAATACA TCACTCCGGGGATGAAGGTCTACATTGACCCATTCACCTACGAGGACCCGAATGAGGCCATCCGCGAGTTTGCCAAAGAGATTGACGTTTCCTGTGTGAAAATCGAGGAAGTCATTGGCGCAG GAGAGTTTGGAGAGGTGTGCCGAGGTCGTCTGAAACTGCCTGGACGACGTGAAATCATTGTGGCCATCAAGACTCTAAAGGCAGGCTACACAGAGCGGCAAAGAAGAGACTTCCTGAGTGAGGCCAGCATCATGGGCCAGTTCGATCATCCTAATATTATCCGCCTGGAAGGGGTGGTGACGAAGAGCCGTCCAGTCATGATTGTTACTGAATTCATGGAGAACGGAGCATTGGATTCCTTTCTCCGG CTAAATGATGGACAGTTCACAGTCATCCAGCTCGTTGGTATGTTGAGAGGCATTGCAGCTGGCATGAAATATCTGTCTGACATGAACTACGTGCACCGTGATTTGGCTGCTCGTAACATTCTGGTCAACAGCAACTTGGTGTGTAAGGTGTCCGATTTTGGCCTTTCTCGTTTCTTGGAGGATGATCCCACTGATCCAACCTACACCAGCTCATTG GGAGGGAAAATTCCTATTCGCTGGACAGCACCAGAGGCTATTGCTTATAGGAAGTTCACTTCAGCTAGTGACGTCTGGAGCTATGGCATTGTGATGTGGGAGGTGATGTCGTATGGCGAGCGCCCATACTGGGACATGAGCAACCaagat GTGATCAACGCAGTCGAGCAGGATTACCGACTGCCCCCTCCTATGGACTGCCCTACTGCCTTGCATCAACTCATGTTAGACTGCTGGGTGAAGGAAAGAAACTTGAGACCCAAGTTCTCCCAGATCGTCAATACTTTGGACAAACTTATTCGCAATGCCGCCAGCCTTAAGGTGGTCACCAGCACACATTCTGG aGACCTGTTACGGATAGGTGTAACACTAGCCGGCCACCAAAAGAAGATTCTCGGCAGCATTCAAGACATGAGACTGCAAATGAACCAAACGCTGCCCGTCCAGGTCTGA
- the LOC122327646 gene encoding ephrin type-B receptor 3-like isoform X4 produces MTMDYLLFLCGFLLPLSSAVEETLMDTKWATTELAWTSHPETGWEEVSGYDDAMNPIRTYQVCNVRELNQNNWLRSDFIPRKDVLRVYVEMKFTVRDCNSIPNIPGSCKETFNLFYYESDSDSATATSPFWMENPYVKVDTIAPDESFSMLESGRVNTKIRSFGPLSKAGFYLAFQDLGACMSLISVRVFYKKCSTTIANFAVFPETATGAEATSLVIAPGTCVPNALEVSVPLKLYCNGDGEWMVPVGSCTCMAGFEPAVKDTQCQACSPGTFKSKQGEGFCSPCPPNSRTSSGAASICSCRTGYYRADNDSPDSGCTTVPSAPRSVISSVNETSLVLEWSEPRDQGGREDLLYNVICKKCLPERGTCTRCDDNVDISPRHLGLTERHVTVRNLQAHTQYSFEIQAVNGVSNKSPYAPQFASVNITTNQAAPSAVPTVHLMGSSANTMSLSWLPPEKPNGIILDYEIKYHEKDQGEAIAHTMTAQRSSARIEGLKPGTPYVVQVRARTVAGYGRYSNPTDFSTNHQADADKTLQEQLPLIVGSLTAGLVFIIVVVVIAIVCLRKQRNGSESEYTEKLQQYITPGMKVYIDPFTYEDPNEAIREFAKEIDVSCVKIEEVIGAGEFGEVCRGRLKLPGRREIIVAIKTLKAGYTERQRRDFLSEASIMGQFDHPNIIRLEGVVTKSRPVMIVTEFMENGALDSFLRLNDGQFTVIQLVGMLRGIAAGMKYLSDMNYVHRDLAARNILVNSNLVCKVSDFGLSRFLEDDPTDPTYTSSLGGKIPIRWTAPEAIAYRKFTSASDVWSYGIVMWEVMSYGERPYWDMSNQDVINAVEQDYRLPPPMDCPTALHQLMLDCWVKERNLRPKFSQIVNTLDKLIRNAASLKVVTSTHSGASQPLLDRCVPDYTTFTTVGDWLDAIKMSRYRDNFLNAGFASFDLVAQMTAEDLLRIGVTLAGHQKKILGSIQDMRLQMNQTLPVQV; encoded by the exons AAACACTGATGGACACCAAATGGGCCACCACTGAACTCGCATGGACCTCACATCCTGAAACCGGG tGGGAGGAAGTTAGCGGCTACGATGATGCCATGAACCCCATCCGAACGTACCAAGTGTGCAACGTTCGCGAGCTTAACCAGAACAACTGGCTTCGCAGTGACTTCATCCCTCGGAAGGACGTTCTCCGTGTTTATGTGGAGATGAAGTTCACCGTTCGAGATTGCAACAGTATTCCCAACATTCCAGGATCGTGTAAAGAGACCTTCAATCTATTCTACTACGAGTCCGACTCGGATTCTGCCACCGCCACCAGTCCTTTTTGGATGGAGAACCCTTATGTTAAGGTGGACACCATTGCTCCAGATGAGAGCTTCTCTATGTTGGAGTCTGGCCGAGTCAACACCAAGATTCGCAGCTTTGGTCCACTTTCCAAGGCTGGCTTCTATCTGGCTTTCCAGGACCTGGGCGCCTGCATGTCTTTAATCTCCGTCCGAGTTTTTTACAAGAAGTGTTCCACAACCATTGCCAATTTTGCCGTCTTCCCAGAGACGGCCACAGGAGCCGAGGCTACGTCACTGGTCATCGCCCCGGGCACTTGTGTGCCGAATGCTCTGGAGGTGTCTGTCCCTCTTAAACTCTACTGCAATGGAGATGGAGAGTGGATGGTTCCTGTAGGCTCCTGCACTTGCATGGCTGGGTTCGAGCCTGCAGTTAAGGACACCCAGTGTCAAG ctTGCAGTCCAGGCACCTTCAAGTCCAAGCAGGGTGAAGGTTTCTGCTCCCCGTGTCCACCCAACAGCCGGACAAGTTCTGGAGCCGCCAGCATCTGTTCCTGCAGAACCGGCTACTATCGGGCAGACAACGACTCGCCTGACTCAGGATGCACCA CCGTGCCCTCAGCTCCACGCAGCGTCATCTCCAGTGTAAATGAGACGTCTCTTGTACTTGAGTGGAGCGAACCTCGTGACCAAGGTGGAAGGGAGGACCTTCTCTACAATGTCATCTGTAAGAAATGTCTTCCTGAACGTGGTACCTGCACACGATGTGATGACAACGTGGATATCTCTCCCCGCCACCTTGGGCTTACTGAGAGACATGTTACAGTCAGAAACCTTCAGGCTCATACCCAGTACAGCTTTGAGATTCAGGCCGTTAATGGAGTCTCCAACAAGAGTCCTTACGCACCCCAGTTTGCCTCTGTAAACATCACCACCAACCAGGCTG CTCCCTCTGCAGTTCCTACTGTCCACCTGATGGGGTCCTCAGCCAACACCATGAGTCTTTCCTGGCTTCCCCCTGAAAAACCAAATGGCATCATCTTGGATTACGAGATTAAATACCATGAGAAG GACCAGGGAGAAGCTATTGCCCACACCATGACAGCCCAGCGTAGCTCGGCACGCATTGAGGGTTTGAAGCCAGGCACGCCGTATGTTGTGCAGGTTCGAGCCCGAACGGTGGCAGGGTATGGCCGTTACAGCAACCCTACTGACTTTAGCACCAACCACCAGG CCGATGCAGACAAGACTCTACAGGAGCAGTTACCTCTCATTGTGGGTTCTCTGACAGCAGGGCTGGTCTTCATCATTGTTGTTGTAGTCATTGCCATCGTCTGCCTcag GAAGCAACGCAATGGCTCAGAATCAGAGTACACAGAAAAACTGCAACAATACA TCACTCCGGGGATGAAGGTCTACATTGACCCATTCACCTACGAGGACCCGAATGAGGCCATCCGCGAGTTTGCCAAAGAGATTGACGTTTCCTGTGTGAAAATCGAGGAAGTCATTGGCGCAG GAGAGTTTGGAGAGGTGTGCCGAGGTCGTCTGAAACTGCCTGGACGACGTGAAATCATTGTGGCCATCAAGACTCTAAAGGCAGGCTACACAGAGCGGCAAAGAAGAGACTTCCTGAGTGAGGCCAGCATCATGGGCCAGTTCGATCATCCTAATATTATCCGCCTGGAAGGGGTGGTGACGAAGAGCCGTCCAGTCATGATTGTTACTGAATTCATGGAGAACGGAGCATTGGATTCCTTTCTCCGG CTAAATGATGGACAGTTCACAGTCATCCAGCTCGTTGGTATGTTGAGAGGCATTGCAGCTGGCATGAAATATCTGTCTGACATGAACTACGTGCACCGTGATTTGGCTGCTCGTAACATTCTGGTCAACAGCAACTTGGTGTGTAAGGTGTCCGATTTTGGCCTTTCTCGTTTCTTGGAGGATGATCCCACTGATCCAACCTACACCAGCTCATTG GGAGGGAAAATTCCTATTCGCTGGACAGCACCAGAGGCTATTGCTTATAGGAAGTTCACTTCAGCTAGTGACGTCTGGAGCTATGGCATTGTGATGTGGGAGGTGATGTCGTATGGCGAGCGCCCATACTGGGACATGAGCAACCaagat GTGATCAACGCAGTCGAGCAGGATTACCGACTGCCCCCTCCTATGGACTGCCCTACTGCCTTGCATCAACTCATGTTAGACTGCTGGGTGAAGGAAAGAAACTTGAGACCCAAGTTCTCCCAGATCGTCAATACTTTGGACAAACTTATTCGCAATGCCGCCAGCCTTAAGGTGGTCACCAGCACACATTCTGG gGCCTCCCAGCCGCTCCTCGACCGCTGTGTGCCTGACTACACCACCTTCACCACTGTGGGCGACTGGCTGGATGCCATCAAGATGAGCCGCTACAGAGACAACTTCCTTAATGCTGGCTTCGCctcttttgacttggtggcccAGATGACTGCAGA aGACCTGTTACGGATAGGTGTAACACTAGCCGGCCACCAAAAGAAGATTCTCGGCAGCATTCAAGACATGAGACTGCAAATGAACCAAACGCTGCCCGTCCAGGTCTGA